The genomic interval CGACTGTTTAATAAAAACACAGGTCACAGCAAGTCCGAAAGGATGTGTATTGTGGCTGAAGCCTGCCCAGTGACGGTATCTGAATCTCGGGTACAACCGAACGAAGGACCGTTAAACGGCGGGGGTAACTATGACCCTCTTAAGGTAGCGTAATACCTTGTCGCTTAATTGGCGACTTGCATGAAGGCCCAACGAGAGCTCTACTGTCCCCGCCTGGAAGCCGGTGAAACCGATAGTACTGGCGCAGAATCCAGTACCTTCCACCTGAAAGCGAAGACCCCATGGAGCTTTACTGCAGCCTGTTGTTGTGGTATGAGCCCGGATGTGTAGGGTAGGCGGGAGACGCTACCCAGGATCTGCCGCTAGGTAGACTCCGAGTCAACGATGAAACACCGCCCTTCTGGGTTCGTATCACTAACTTCGCGAGAAGGACACCGATAGGTGGGCAGTTTGGGTGGGGCGCCACGCGCTCAATAAGTAAACAAGCGCGCCCAATGGTTAGCTCAGGCAGGTCAGAAATCTGCCGGTGAGTGTAAAGGCAAAAGCTAGCTTGACGCCGTTCCGGACAACAAGGGACGGCGATACGAAAGTAGGGCTTAGCGAACCATTTAGCCTTCTATGTGGGGGCAAATGATGACAGAAAAGTTACCCTGGGGATAACTGAGTCGTCGCCAGCAAGAGTTCATATCGACCTGGCGGCTTGCTACTTCGCTGTCGGCTCTCCCTATCCTGGCGGTGCAGCAGCTGCCAAGGGTGGGGTTGTTCGCCCATTAAAAGGGATCGTGAGCTGGGTTTAGACCGTCGTGAGACAGGTTTGTTGCTTTTTGGTGGAAGTGTCTAGATGCCTGACGAGAAGGACCCTTTAGTACGAGAGGAACGGGGGTCCCCAGCCTCTAGTTGATCAATTGTCCGGTAGGGCATTGTTGAGCAGCCACGCTGGAGTGGATAAGAGCTGAAAGCATCTAAGCTCGAAGCCACCTTGAAAAAGAGGCATCGCAACGCTCGTAAATGACGAGTTTGATAGGACCGGGGTGTAAGCATCGAGGTTCGCCGAGGTGTTCAGCCTGTCGGTTACTAAAGTTGCACTTGCCGCCGCGTCGGCTTCGCAATTCCGGTTACGCCTACAAGAGGCTTAACCGTCATACAGATTGCGTGTGTTCCTTTCCTTCCAACAAAATTATCTTGAATATCAATTCTTATTAAATTCAGATAATTTGAACAAATGAGATTCTGACCTATTTTATCAAGGTAATGGTAAGGCTATTGCCCAATTATGAAAGGCTGAGCTTTTCGCCAGTTGGGTAATAGCTTACTTCGTTCCAATGGTTTATTGCTAATAGTGGATTTATCTACGTCTCAAGCGATTATTCGATAAAGCCAATCTTTGAGGATTTAAATCTCAAGATTTTGACCTAAAAATACCATATCACAACTAATTGTGGTAAGATAGCTTTATTTTTATTTTTGTATTGGCAGGTTATGCTTTTATTTTATTTTAGGAGTCTTTTTAATTCATCTTAGCAAAAAAAAAGATTAAAGATATTATATTCTTTATATTTTTACTTCATAATTTTATTCTGCAACTAAAATAACTAATTTAGTGCTCAAAATCTAGTTCATCTTTCTTGAAACATTTTTGAGACATGGCTACGGTACTTTACATAAAAAATCATTAGTTCAGAGATATTTTATATGATGGAACTGCGAGCAGATTTTCACTTCTGTTAATGACCGTCATGACACAAAAAAAAGATAAAAGCGAGAGATGCGACCAGGAGCTAATGATTTCCATAATCACGCATTAATTGTCTGGCGGAATAACATTTTTCAATCTCTTTATAGCATCTAATTTCTCGCTGGATGAGATATGACTCTCTTCAATGCCTGACTTAATTAATTCCAGTGAGAGATCCATAGCCAACTTATCCACGGGATATGGCACTCCATCTTTCCCTCCGAAGGCAAAAGAAAATTTTACCGGGTCCTTCCAGCTAGCCCCGGTACCATAAATCAGCTGAGAAATCAACGCCAACGCCCGGACAGTGGAAGGCCCTACACCAGTGAGTGATATTAGCTCCTCATAATTCCTAGGCTGGAAATCATAAGCCCGTTTAAGAGCCGTCCAGTTTAAATTCTTAGGCATATAGAGTTTTATTGGCTTTTCACCCGCCCACTCTAGAAGCGTGCTCTGTTCCTTATTAACCAATATCACTTGACGTTCTAGCTTTCGCAGGTCCTCTTTAACCAAATCAACGGAGCAGGAGCGGGTGGTTTCACTCTCTTTCGCAGTCATATCCAGAACGTATCCCATGCGCTTTCCTATCACTGCGCTGTGAGGCTCCACCACGAAGTTCTCCAGCTTTTCGGAGCTCCACTGATAACGTCGAGCAAAACCAGAAGCCTCGTTCATGCCCTGCTGTATGACTGACCAATTCCCCTGCATGTCAAAGATCATAAAATGGTGATATAGCCTGTGACCGTC from Methanomassiliicoccales archaeon carries:
- a CDS encoding DUF763 domain-containing protein, with product MPRIGITELPLHGGEAPAWLFNRMVKLSAGISEVIIKEYGAAELVKRMADPFWFQALSCVLGFDWHSSGTTTVTCGAIKSALRSHPDIGVAGGKGLISRQVPEEISRFAVAHGLSPEKERRLKYCSRMSAKVDSSVLQDGHRLYHHFMIFDMQGNWSVIQQGMNEASGFARRYQWSSEKLENFVVEPHSAVIGKRMGYVLDMTAKESETTRSCSVDLVKEDLRKLERQVILVNKEQSTLLEWAGEKPIKLYMPKNLNWTALKRAYDFQPRNYEELISLTGVGPSTVRALALISQLIYGTGASWKDPVKFSFAFGGKDGVPYPVDKLAMDLSLELIKSGIEESHISSSEKLDAIKRLKNVIPPDN